A genome region from Candidatus Margulisiibacteriota bacterium includes the following:
- a CDS encoding cation transporter codes for MGHSSHHHDHSWGHGKKAKIIFSIILNFIITGVQLVGGVFSGSLSLISDALHNFSDAFALVTSYIAIRLSEQESTAEKTFGYKRAEIMAALFNAAILILASFALFRNALERLISPQPDSINSSLMILVASIGFLANTSSVLLLRKDAHDNINMRSAYVHLFTDALTSLAVIAGGILIYFYHIYWIDPVLSIAIGIYVIKEGYSILSTAISILMQHTPEHIDVLKIQQIIEEIDGVKNIHHVHIWQLTEETIHFEAHINVSKDMLISESCLLKDQIEMILKDKFEITHVILQLEYDYCKNIPLINK; via the coding sequence ATGGGTCATAGTTCACATCATCATGATCATTCCTGGGGGCATGGGAAAAAGGCCAAAATTATTTTTTCCATTATTCTCAACTTTATTATCACCGGAGTTCAGCTTGTCGGCGGGGTGTTTTCGGGAAGCCTTTCCCTTATTTCTGATGCGCTTCACAATTTTAGTGACGCCTTTGCGCTTGTTACAAGTTATATCGCGATTAGGCTAAGTGAACAGGAGAGTACGGCGGAGAAAACGTTTGGTTATAAACGGGCCGAAATCATGGCAGCGTTATTCAATGCAGCGATTTTAATTCTTGCCTCTTTTGCGTTGTTCAGGAATGCCCTGGAGAGGCTAATCTCCCCGCAACCTGATAGTATTAATAGTAGTCTGATGATTCTTGTTGCAAGTATCGGTTTTCTTGCGAATACCTCCTCCGTCTTGCTTTTACGAAAAGATGCTCATGACAATATTAACATGAGGTCTGCGTACGTCCACTTGTTTACTGACGCATTAACGTCGCTGGCAGTAATCGCCGGAGGTATTCTCATCTATTTTTATCATATTTATTGGATTGATCCGGTCCTCAGTATAGCTATCGGAATATATGTTATAAAAGAAGGATATTCAATTTTAAGTACAGCAATAAGTATTTTGATGCAGCATACTCCTGAGCATATTGATGTACTGAAAATTCAGCAAATTATTGAAGAAATAGACGGGGTAAAAAATATACACCACGTCCATATATGGCAGTTGACGGAAGAAACAATCCATTTTGAAGCGCATATCAATGTGTCTAAAGATATGCTGATCAGCGAGAGCTGTCTTTTAAAAGATCAGATTGAGATGATATTAAAAGATAAGTTTGAAATAACCCATGTTATCCTTCAACTGGAATATGATTACTGTAAGAATATCCCCCTTATTAATAAATAA
- a CDS encoding ATPase has protein sequence MKPPDYLDLSGITEKDAQERSQNEGYNELPSSKQRSVIAITLEVFREPMFILLVTGGIIYFLLGEPQEALLLLSFVFVVMGITIYQERKTEHALEALKELSSPRALVIRCGIQKRIAGREIVREDIMILKEGDRVAADAIVLQETNLLIDESLLTGESVPVRKSAWNGVALTVAPGGDDLPFVYSGSLIIQGQGIAKVTATGTNTEIGKIGKTLESLKPEPTPLQQETGDLVKKIALIGFFLFLIIVFTYGLVRNDWLNGLLAGITLAMAILPEEFPVVLTIFLALGAWRMSRKNVLTRKITAIETLGSATVLCVDKTGTLTLNRMRIKKIFANNDFYDLEMKRNESLPEQFHELVEYSILASQKDPFDPMEKAIKKLGEYKLSNTPHIHYDWNLIHEYPLSKSLLAMSHVWQSPNGQDYIIASKGAPEAILDLCHLSPSQIDDLSKKISMLANEGLRVIAVAKASFRKEQLPSQQHAFNFLFLGLIGLEDPIRASVPEALDECYRAGIRIIMITGDYPATAQNIARQIKLQQATEVITGHELTTMNDSELQNRIKSIGICARVVPEQKLRIVNALKANGEIVAMTGDGINDAPALKASNIGIAMGGRGTDVAREAASLVLLDDDFSSIVAAIRMGRRIFDNLQKAMAYIVSIHIPIAGMSLIPVLVNWPLVLLPVHIAFLQLIIDPTCSIVFEAEPEEKNIMDRPPRKQHEHLFNRNVLVISLLQGLSVLFIILTIFFFSLNSGRGASEARAMTFTTLIIANLGLILTNRSWLTTIPSSLASHNRALGWVLGGAVLFLALVLYVPFLRGLFRFKILHPNDLFICFSAGIISIIWFEFLKTIKNREKKTSLLL, from the coding sequence ATGAAACCTCCTGATTACCTGGATTTATCCGGCATTACTGAAAAAGATGCGCAGGAACGGTCACAAAACGAAGGGTACAACGAGCTTCCTTCTTCGAAACAAAGAAGCGTAATTGCGATCACCTTAGAAGTATTTCGAGAACCGATGTTTATTTTACTAGTAACCGGAGGGATTATCTACTTCCTGCTCGGAGAACCTCAAGAAGCCTTACTTTTACTCAGTTTCGTATTCGTCGTCATGGGGATAACCATTTATCAGGAAAGAAAAACCGAACACGCCCTTGAAGCGCTAAAAGAGTTATCAAGTCCTCGGGCACTCGTTATTCGATGCGGGATTCAAAAACGGATAGCCGGGCGTGAAATTGTCCGGGAGGATATTATGATACTCAAAGAAGGTGACCGCGTTGCTGCCGATGCCATCGTGCTCCAGGAAACCAATCTGCTGATAGACGAATCTTTACTAACCGGAGAATCTGTGCCCGTCAGGAAATCAGCTTGGAACGGAGTCGCACTTACTGTCGCTCCAGGTGGTGACGATCTTCCTTTTGTGTACTCAGGATCTCTTATTATCCAAGGACAAGGGATTGCGAAAGTCACGGCTACCGGGACAAATACAGAAATCGGTAAAATAGGAAAAACCTTAGAATCGCTAAAACCGGAACCAACACCACTTCAACAGGAAACAGGTGATCTTGTTAAAAAAATAGCTTTGATTGGTTTTTTTTTATTTTTGATCATTGTCTTTACCTATGGCTTAGTACGTAACGATTGGCTGAATGGACTGCTCGCCGGGATTACACTGGCAATGGCGATATTACCTGAAGAATTCCCTGTGGTATTAACTATATTCCTGGCTCTCGGAGCCTGGAGAATGTCTCGTAAAAATGTATTAACCCGAAAAATTACCGCCATTGAAACTCTCGGATCTGCGACTGTCTTGTGCGTCGACAAAACCGGGACGTTAACACTTAACCGTATGAGAATAAAAAAAATATTTGCTAATAACGATTTTTATGACCTGGAAATGAAAAGAAACGAGAGCCTCCCGGAACAGTTTCATGAGCTTGTTGAATATAGTATATTAGCAAGCCAAAAAGATCCATTTGATCCTATGGAAAAAGCCATAAAAAAACTGGGAGAATACAAACTCTCAAATACTCCGCATATCCATTATGATTGGAATCTTATTCATGAATACCCTTTATCAAAAAGTCTGCTCGCGATGTCGCATGTCTGGCAATCACCTAACGGGCAAGATTACATTATCGCCTCCAAGGGAGCACCCGAAGCCATATTAGATCTGTGTCATCTCTCCCCGAGCCAAATCGATGATTTATCGAAAAAAATCAGCATGCTGGCAAACGAAGGGCTCAGAGTCATCGCCGTTGCAAAAGCTTCTTTTCGGAAAGAACAACTTCCGAGTCAACAACATGCATTTAATTTCTTATTTCTCGGGTTAATCGGACTGGAAGATCCAATCCGGGCTTCAGTTCCTGAAGCCCTCGATGAATGTTACAGAGCCGGAATCAGAATAATTATGATTACCGGAGACTATCCTGCAACTGCCCAAAATATCGCCCGCCAGATCAAACTCCAGCAAGCAACCGAAGTTATCACAGGACATGAATTGACTACCATGAATGACTCTGAATTACAGAACCGGATAAAAAGTATTGGTATTTGCGCGAGAGTAGTACCCGAACAAAAACTTCGAATTGTTAACGCACTGAAAGCTAACGGAGAAATAGTCGCAATGACAGGAGACGGGATAAATGACGCGCCGGCACTTAAAGCTTCGAATATCGGGATTGCAATGGGAGGACGAGGAACTGATGTCGCCCGTGAAGCTGCGTCACTTGTGCTGCTCGACGACGACTTTTCATCGATTGTTGCAGCAATAAGAATGGGGCGCAGAATATTTGATAATCTCCAAAAAGCTATGGCCTACATAGTATCCATCCACATTCCCATTGCAGGTATGTCATTGATTCCAGTACTCGTTAACTGGCCACTCGTACTGCTTCCGGTCCATATTGCATTCTTACAGTTAATAATCGACCCTACCTGCTCGATAGTTTTTGAAGCAGAACCTGAAGAAAAAAACATCATGGACCGTCCTCCACGAAAACAACACGAGCATTTGTTCAACAGAAACGTACTTGTCATCAGCCTGTTACAAGGACTCAGCGTCCTCTTCATTATTCTGACGATCTTTTTCTTTTCACTTAATTCTGGACGAGGAGCTTCAGAAGCACGAGCAATGACATTCACTACCTTAATTATCGCAAACCTTGGCCTCATACTCACCAATCGCTCCTGGTTAACGACAATACCCTCATCACTGGCTTCCCATAATCGTGCCCTGGGATGGGTCCTTGGAGGGGCGGTCCTTTTTTTGGCCCTAGTTCTATATGTTCCTTTTCTAAGAGGATTATTTCGTTTCAAGATACTCCACCCGAATGACCTGTTCATCTGTTTTAGTGCAGGAATAATTAGTATTATCTGGTTCGAGTTCCTTAAAACAATAAAAAACAGAGAAAAGAAAACCTCCCTCCTATTATAA
- a CDS encoding peptidase M50: protein MTDKNDQMKEKNGNHINLITISGIKINLDYSWFIIFFLVFWSLTFGYFPRYYPGQSTLIYLLTGALATFFFFLSIIIHELSHSLIALRAGINISEITLFIFGGIANITEEPNDPKTELKIAIAGPLSSFVIAAIFWSINGFFASSIHVMLFALFNYLGWINIALGIFNLVPAFPLDGGRIFRALLWWKSHSLNQATKIASNIGQGFALVLVFLGILDIIQGVFIGGLWLIFIGLFLRMIAQGGYQQLLIKQSLEGVKVKDVMIRDVIQVPSGITIDDLINNYFFHYSYRGFPVADDDELLGVITLSDLKNIPYEEQKKKTVKDIMKPLIKSCLVSPDTTLMYILKKMYAEKRNSFFVMQEAKLVGMISKGSLLRFMEIKGFNR, encoded by the coding sequence ATGACAGATAAAAATGATCAGATGAAAGAAAAGAATGGAAACCACATCAATCTTATAACCATATCAGGAATTAAGATCAATCTCGACTATTCATGGTTCATCATCTTTTTTCTCGTTTTCTGGAGCCTCACTTTCGGTTATTTTCCAAGGTATTATCCGGGACAAAGTACCCTGATCTATCTTCTTACCGGAGCACTGGCAACTTTTTTCTTCTTCTTATCAATAATCATACATGAGCTTTCTCATTCTCTGATAGCACTTAGGGCAGGAATTAATATATCAGAGATCACCCTGTTCATTTTTGGCGGAATTGCCAATATTACGGAAGAACCAAACGATCCGAAAACCGAGTTGAAAATAGCAATTGCCGGGCCTCTAAGCAGCTTTGTCATAGCCGCCATCTTTTGGTCAATCAACGGTTTCTTCGCAAGCAGTATACACGTCATGTTATTTGCGCTCTTCAATTATCTCGGATGGATTAATATCGCACTTGGGATATTTAACCTTGTCCCAGCTTTTCCGCTAGACGGCGGAAGGATTTTCAGGGCTCTCTTATGGTGGAAATCACATTCGCTCAATCAAGCTACAAAGATTGCCTCAAATATAGGTCAGGGGTTTGCCTTAGTTCTTGTTTTCCTTGGAATTCTGGATATCATCCAGGGGGTGTTTATCGGGGGACTGTGGCTCATTTTTATAGGATTATTCCTGCGAATGATTGCACAAGGAGGATACCAGCAGCTTCTTATTAAACAATCCTTAGAGGGCGTAAAAGTAAAGGATGTAATGATTAGAGACGTCATACAAGTTCCCTCCGGAATAACCATTGATGATCTTATCAATAATTATTTCTTTCATTACAGTTACAGAGGATTTCCGGTAGCTGACGATGATGAGCTGTTAGGGGTAATAACACTTTCTGACCTGAAAAACATTCCTTATGAAGAGCAGAAGAAAAAAACAGTAAAAGATATTATGAAACCACTTATCAAGAGCTGTCTTGTTTCTCCCGACACTACACTCATGTATATACTAAAAAAAATGTATGCCGAAAAACGAAACAGTTTCTTTGTCATGCAAGAAGCAAAGCTGGTAGGAATGATCAGCAAAGGCAGCTTGCTACGCTTCATGGAAATAAAAGGTTTTAATAGGTAG